The following are encoded in a window of Dysidea avara chromosome 4, odDysAvar1.4, whole genome shotgun sequence genomic DNA:
- the LOC136253450 gene encoding uncharacterized protein isoform X2 yields MDFMAKAFMENHINGAVLLALKEEHIKELGCAVLGDRILFMEYLQLLKKHKRDLDRSKSLWTAKTPVNSCAYHENCAKYLCYLTCRCCYAHTEWRVTGQGIRWRKTRAAVDCCGDVETQFIDYRFVKDLELRQQPRFCCCCVGKELLIYADDKDAVSTRQSAALVQQSLEQAPVSILHPDVSRAESIIRNAWADTKLVAD; encoded by the exons ATGGACTTCATGGCTAAAGCATTTATGGAGAACCACATTAATGGAGCAGTACTGTTGGCCTTGAAAGAAGAACACATCAAGGAGCTTGGCTGTGCTGTGTTGGGTGATCGTATCCTCTTCATGGAGTACCTGCAGTTGTTGAAGAAACACAAGCGAGACTTAGACCGCAGCAAGTCTCTGTGGACAGCAAAGACTCCAGTCAACAGTTGTGCTTATCATGAGAATTGTGCAAAGTATCTTTGCTATCTAACATGTCGGTGTTGCTACGCTCATACTGAGTGGAGGGTGACTGGACAGGGAATAAGATGGAGGAAGACTAGAGCTGCTGTGGACTGTTGTGGAGATG TTGAGACCCAGTTTATTGACTACCGATTTGTTAAGGATCTTGAGCTCCGTCAGCAACCACGATTTTGTTGTTGCTGTGTTGGCAAGGAGCTGTTGATTTATGCCGATGACAAGGATGCAGTCAGCACCCGTCAGTCTGCCGCTCTAGTGCAACAGAGTTTGGAACAAGCTCCGGTCTCCATACTCCATCCTGATGTGAGCCGTGCCGAGAGTATCATCAGAAATGCGTGGGCAGATACCAAATTGGTGGCAGATTAA